One Drosophila santomea strain STO CAGO 1482 chromosome X, Prin_Dsan_1.1, whole genome shotgun sequence DNA segment encodes these proteins:
- the LOC120455797 gene encoding alanine aminotransferase 1 isoform X1, whose translation MFKNREIMSRMLIKPAAATVSAALQQQQRQQQQYVIRRWKSFLHNNSNNANRRAAKSTAASTAAVAATSQRHGTSGDFIQPLDVRRSFSTSHKMPSSSKALTLDNINPNFIAMEYAVRGPLVIRAGEIEKELEKGVKKPFDQVIRANIGDCHAMGQQPLTFLRQLMALTFETRLLDSPDYPEDVKKRACAILDGCQGQSVGSYTDSAGLEVVRRQVAQYIERRDGGIAADWQNIYLTAGASPGIKSILSMINSEVGSKPPGVMVPIPQYPLYSATISEYGMTKVDYYLEEETGWSLGRKELQRSFDEAKKICNPRALVVINPGNPTGQVLTRENIEEIIKFAHDNKVLVLADEVYQDNVYDKNSKFWSFKKVAYEMGEPYRSLEMVSFLSTSKGYLGECGIRGGYMEVLNLDPKVKAMLTKSITAALCSTTAGQVAVSALVNPPQPGEPSYELYKKERDAILAALKERAELVHKALNSFEGYKVNPVQGAMYVFPQIVIPPKAIEAAKAKGMAPDVFYAFELLETSGICIVPGSGFGQKAGTWHFRSTILPQTDKLKLMMEKFRVFHTEFMKKYK comes from the exons ATGTTCAAGAATAGAG AAATAATGAGTCGAATGCTAATTAAGCCTGCTGCTGCCACAGTTTCTGCCgctttgcagcagcagcagcgccagcagcaacaatacgTTATTCGCCGCTGGAAATCTTTCCtgcacaacaacagcaacaatgccAACCGACGTGCGGCGAAATCAACAGCAGCGTCAAcggcggcagtggcagcgacGTCGCAGCGCCACGGCACAAGCGGCGATTTCATTCAACCGTTAGACGTCCGCCG TTCCTTCTCAACCAGCCACAAAATGCCGTCGTCGTCGAAAGCGCTCACACTGGATAACATAAATCCCAACTTCATTGCCATGGAATATGCGGTTCGCGGTCCTCTGGTGATTCGTGCCGGTGAAATCGAAAAGGAACTGGAAAAG GGTGTCAAGAAGCCATTCGACCAGGTGATCCGTGCCAACATCGGCGATTGCCATGCGATGGGTCAGCAGCCCTTGACCTTCCTGCGACAG CTAATGGCGCTGACCTTCGAGACACGACTGCTGGACTCGCCCGACTATCCCGAGGACGTGAAGAAGCGCGCCTGTGCCATTTTGGATGGCTGCCAGGGTCAGTCGGTGGGCTCGTACACGGACTCCGCCGGTCTGGAGGTGGTGCGTCGCCAGGTGGCCCAGTACATCGAGAGGAGGGATGGCGGCATCGCAGCCGATTGGCAGAACATCTACCTCACTGCTGGCGCCTCTCCCGGCATCAAGAGCATTCTCTCCATGATCAA ctccGAGGTGGGCAGCAAGCCACCAGGCGTCATGGTGCCCATTCCGCAGTACCCACTGTACTCGGCCACCATCTCCGAATACGGCATGACCAAGGTGGACTACTACCTGGAGGAGGAGACCGGCTGGAGTCTGGGCAGGAAGGAGCTGCAACGTTCCTTCGACGAGGCCAAGAAGATCTGCAATCCGCGTGCCCTGGTCGTGATCAATCCGGGCAATCCCACCGGACAGGTGCTGACGCGCGAGAACATCGAGGAGATCATCAAGTTCGCCCACGATAACAAGGTGCTGGTGCTGGCCGATGAGGTGTACCAGGACAATGTCTACGACAAGAACTCCAAGTTCTGGTCGTTCAAGAAGGTGGCCTACGAAATGGGCGAGCCCTATCGCAGCCTCGAAATGGTCAGTTTCCTGTCCACCTCGAAGGGCTATCTGGGCGAGTGCGGCATTCGCGGCGGCTACATGGAGGTCCTCAATCTCGATCCCAAGGTCAAGGCCATGCTGACCAAATCGATAACGGCGGCGCTCTGCAGCACCACTGCTGGCCAGGTGGCCGTGAGTGCCCTGGTCAATCCACCGCAGCCGGGCGAGCCCTCCTACGAGCTGTACAAGAAGGAGCGCGATGCCATCCTGGCCGCTCTGAAGGAACGGGCCGAGCTCGTCCACAAGGCACTGAACAGCTTCGAGGGCTACAAGGTGAATCCCGTGCAGGGCGCCATGTACGTCTTCCCCCAGATCGTGATCCCGCCCAAGGCGATCGAGGCCGCCAAGGCCAAGGGCATGGCCCCCGATGTCTTCTACGCATTTGAGCTGCTTGAGACGAGCG GCATTTGCATTGTTCCTGGCAGTGGATTTGGTCAGAAGGCAGGCACATGGCATTTCCGCAGCACGATCCTCCCGCAAACGGACAAACTGAAGCTGATGATGGAGAAGTTCCGCGTGTTCCACACCGAGTTCATGAAGAAGTACAAGTAG
- the LOC120455797 gene encoding alanine aminotransferase 1 isoform X2, giving the protein MSRMLIKPAAATVSAALQQQQRQQQQYVIRRWKSFLHNNSNNANRRAAKSTAASTAAVAATSQRHGTSGDFIQPLDVRRSFSTSHKMPSSSKALTLDNINPNFIAMEYAVRGPLVIRAGEIEKELEKGVKKPFDQVIRANIGDCHAMGQQPLTFLRQLMALTFETRLLDSPDYPEDVKKRACAILDGCQGQSVGSYTDSAGLEVVRRQVAQYIERRDGGIAADWQNIYLTAGASPGIKSILSMINSEVGSKPPGVMVPIPQYPLYSATISEYGMTKVDYYLEEETGWSLGRKELQRSFDEAKKICNPRALVVINPGNPTGQVLTRENIEEIIKFAHDNKVLVLADEVYQDNVYDKNSKFWSFKKVAYEMGEPYRSLEMVSFLSTSKGYLGECGIRGGYMEVLNLDPKVKAMLTKSITAALCSTTAGQVAVSALVNPPQPGEPSYELYKKERDAILAALKERAELVHKALNSFEGYKVNPVQGAMYVFPQIVIPPKAIEAAKAKGMAPDVFYAFELLETSGICIVPGSGFGQKAGTWHFRSTILPQTDKLKLMMEKFRVFHTEFMKKYK; this is encoded by the exons ATGAGTCGAATGCTAATTAAGCCTGCTGCTGCCACAGTTTCTGCCgctttgcagcagcagcagcgccagcagcaacaatacgTTATTCGCCGCTGGAAATCTTTCCtgcacaacaacagcaacaatgccAACCGACGTGCGGCGAAATCAACAGCAGCGTCAAcggcggcagtggcagcgacGTCGCAGCGCCACGGCACAAGCGGCGATTTCATTCAACCGTTAGACGTCCGCCG TTCCTTCTCAACCAGCCACAAAATGCCGTCGTCGTCGAAAGCGCTCACACTGGATAACATAAATCCCAACTTCATTGCCATGGAATATGCGGTTCGCGGTCCTCTGGTGATTCGTGCCGGTGAAATCGAAAAGGAACTGGAAAAG GGTGTCAAGAAGCCATTCGACCAGGTGATCCGTGCCAACATCGGCGATTGCCATGCGATGGGTCAGCAGCCCTTGACCTTCCTGCGACAG CTAATGGCGCTGACCTTCGAGACACGACTGCTGGACTCGCCCGACTATCCCGAGGACGTGAAGAAGCGCGCCTGTGCCATTTTGGATGGCTGCCAGGGTCAGTCGGTGGGCTCGTACACGGACTCCGCCGGTCTGGAGGTGGTGCGTCGCCAGGTGGCCCAGTACATCGAGAGGAGGGATGGCGGCATCGCAGCCGATTGGCAGAACATCTACCTCACTGCTGGCGCCTCTCCCGGCATCAAGAGCATTCTCTCCATGATCAA ctccGAGGTGGGCAGCAAGCCACCAGGCGTCATGGTGCCCATTCCGCAGTACCCACTGTACTCGGCCACCATCTCCGAATACGGCATGACCAAGGTGGACTACTACCTGGAGGAGGAGACCGGCTGGAGTCTGGGCAGGAAGGAGCTGCAACGTTCCTTCGACGAGGCCAAGAAGATCTGCAATCCGCGTGCCCTGGTCGTGATCAATCCGGGCAATCCCACCGGACAGGTGCTGACGCGCGAGAACATCGAGGAGATCATCAAGTTCGCCCACGATAACAAGGTGCTGGTGCTGGCCGATGAGGTGTACCAGGACAATGTCTACGACAAGAACTCCAAGTTCTGGTCGTTCAAGAAGGTGGCCTACGAAATGGGCGAGCCCTATCGCAGCCTCGAAATGGTCAGTTTCCTGTCCACCTCGAAGGGCTATCTGGGCGAGTGCGGCATTCGCGGCGGCTACATGGAGGTCCTCAATCTCGATCCCAAGGTCAAGGCCATGCTGACCAAATCGATAACGGCGGCGCTCTGCAGCACCACTGCTGGCCAGGTGGCCGTGAGTGCCCTGGTCAATCCACCGCAGCCGGGCGAGCCCTCCTACGAGCTGTACAAGAAGGAGCGCGATGCCATCCTGGCCGCTCTGAAGGAACGGGCCGAGCTCGTCCACAAGGCACTGAACAGCTTCGAGGGCTACAAGGTGAATCCCGTGCAGGGCGCCATGTACGTCTTCCCCCAGATCGTGATCCCGCCCAAGGCGATCGAGGCCGCCAAGGCCAAGGGCATGGCCCCCGATGTCTTCTACGCATTTGAGCTGCTTGAGACGAGCG GCATTTGCATTGTTCCTGGCAGTGGATTTGGTCAGAAGGCAGGCACATGGCATTTCCGCAGCACGATCCTCCCGCAAACGGACAAACTGAAGCTGATGATGGAGAAGTTCCGCGTGTTCCACACCGAGTTCATGAAGAAGTACAAGTAG